The following are encoded in a window of Arctopsyche grandis isolate Sample6627 chromosome 4, ASM5162203v2, whole genome shotgun sequence genomic DNA:
- the LOC143910876 gene encoding uncharacterized protein LOC143910876 isoform X2, giving the protein MSAANRNKFELSRFMGDDDCQINKKLPKELILRILSYLDVVSLCRCAQVSKLWNVLALDGSNWQRIDLFDFQRDVEGPVIENISKRCGGFLRQLSLRGCEGIADGSMRTLALSCPNVEDLNLNKCKKLTDVSCQSISRHCAKLQRINYDSCPNITDLSLKSLSDGCPLLTHVNVSWCQTITENGVEALARGCPRLKSFISKGCKQVNDKAVTCLANYCPNLEVLNVQGCDSLTDEAVSQLGTHCPGLRQLCLSGCARLTDASLMVLAQRCPSLTTLEAAQCSLFTDAGFQALSRSCRLLERMDLEECALITDSTLIHLAMGCPRLEKLTLSHCELITDSGIRQLSLSPCAAEHLTVLGLDNCPLITDAALDHLTSCYNLQIIELYDCQLVTRNAIRKLRNHLPNIKVHAYFAPVTPPPSAGTGRQRYCRCCNII; this is encoded by the exons ATGTCGGCCGCCAACAGGAACAAGTTCGAG CTTTCGAGATTCATGGGGGACGACGATTGCCAAATCAATAAGAAACTACCGAAAGAATTGATTCTCCGAATATTGTCATATTTAGACGTTGTTTCACTGTGTCGGTGTGCACAA gTGTCGAAATTATGGAACGTTTTAGCATTAGATGGTTCAAATTGGCAAAGGATTGACCTATTCGATTTTCAAAGAGACGTTGAG GGACCCGTAATAGAAAATATATCTAAGCGGTGTGGTGGTTTTCTGCGTCAACTGTCTTTACGGGGTTGTGAAGGAATCGCAGATGGCTCAATGCGAACTCTTGCACTG TCATGTCCAAATGTAGAGGATCTGAATTTAAACAAGTGCAAGAAACTGACTGATGTATCCTGCCAATCTATATCTAGACATTGCGCCAAACTTCAAAG AATTAATTATGATTCCTGTCCGAATATCACCGATTTGTCTTTAAAATCTCTTTCCGATGGCTGTCcg TTACTCACACACGTCAATGTATCATGGTGCCAAACCATTACCGAAAATGGAGTAGAAGCATTGGCTAGAGGCTGTCCCAGACTGAAAAGTTTTATTAGCAAAG GATGTAAACAAGTCAACGATAAGGCTGTTACATGTTTGGCAAATTACTGTCCCAACTTAGAAGTATTAAATGTTCAAGGATGCGAT TCTTTGACGGATGAAGCAGTCTCACAACTAGGTACCCATTGCCCTGGTTTGCGCCAGCTGTGCCTGTCGGGCTGTGCTCGACTCACCGATGCCTCGTTGATGGTGCTAGCACAGCGGTGTCCTTCTCTCACCACTTTAGAAGCAGCTCAATGTTCTCTCTTCACCGATGCCGGTTTTCAGGCGCTCTCTAGA AGTTGCAGACTTTTAGAAAGAATGGATTTAGAAGAGTGCGCTTTGATCACAGATTCAACGCTTATACATTTAGCAATGGGTTGTCCTCGACTGGAAAAATTG acATTGTCCCATTGTGAACTCATAACAGATTCCGGCATTAGACAGTTGTCATTGTCACCTTGTGCTGCGGAACATTTAACAGTTttag GATTGGATAATTGTCCTCTTATCACTGATGCTGCCTTAGATCATCTGACATCATGTTATAACTTGCAAATTATAGAATTATATGACTGTCAGCTGGTCACTAGAAACGCCATACGGAAACTTagg aATCATTTACCAAATATTAAAGTTCATGCTTATTTTGCACCTGTAACTCCACCTCCGTCAGCTGGTACCGGACGACAACGCTACTGTCGCTGTTGTAACATTATATGA
- the LOC143910877 gene encoding protein KTI12 homolog, which translates to MPLIILSGIPSSGKTLRAKELTTHFEERGKKVVLVSEASAIADAGFSKNSFYQNSQQEKQVRGALKSQVISLLNHNDLIILDASNYIKGFRYELYCGSKASKTTQCTIFTIINIEEAWKFNESRINNDQSKIETTLDKFAVDNSAYTRETFDALVLRFEEPNSQTRWDSPLFTLQPKDEFNYDDLFKVLYEKKPPPPNMSTQNQPLSSTNFLYELDKVTQDISKQILDNKKINPHADMRFPSYPNSYLDVSSVQAIQPMPLNKLRRQFLTFAKMQYSNLDTVKIGSLFIQYLNTNLQQSDDI; encoded by the exons ATGCCTCTTATAATTTTATCTGGTATACCAAGTAGTGGAAAGACTCTTCGTGCTAAAGAACTTACGACACATTTTGAAGAACGTGGAAAAAAGGTTGTTTTAGTCTCGGAAGCGAGCGCTATAGCAGATGCTGGTTTTTCCAAAAATTCATTTTACCAGAATTCGCAACAAGAGAAGCAAGTGCGAGGTGCTTTGAAATCCCAAGTTATTTCATTGCTCAATCATAACGACCTGATCATTCTCGATGCATCAAATTATATCAAAG gttTTCGATATGAACTGTATTGTGGTTCTAAAGCTTCAAAAACTACTCAGTGTACAATCTTtactattattaatattgaagaAGCTTGGAAATTCAATGAAAGTAGAATTAATAATGACCAATcaaaaatagaaacaacattagATAAATTCGCAGTAGATAATTCAGCATACACCAGAGAAACATTTGATGCTTTAGTTTTAAG ATTTGAAGAACCCAATTCTCAAACCAGATGGGACAGTCCGTTATTTACTTTACAGCCAAAAGATGAATTTAATTATGATGACTTATTTAAAGTTCtttatgaaaaaaaacctcCCCCGCCCAATATGAGCACTCaaaat CAACCACTATCAAGTACGAATTTCCTTTACGAGCTAGACAAAGTGACACAAGATATATCCAAGCAAATTTTAGACAATAAAAAGATTAATCCTCACGCAGACATGCGTTTCCCTTCATACCCCAACTCATACTTGGATGTAAGTAGTGTCCAAGCTATACAGCCAATGCCTTTGAATAAACTCAGACGACAGTTTCTAACATTTGCAAAAATGCAATACTCGAATCTAGATACTGTTAAGATTGGGTCAttgtttatacaatatttaaatactaatttACAACAATCAgatgatatataa
- the LOC143910876 gene encoding uncharacterized protein LOC143910876 isoform X1: protein MFTFCVDSQAALSTARNMLSRFMGDDDCQINKKLPKELILRILSYLDVVSLCRCAQVSKLWNVLALDGSNWQRIDLFDFQRDVEGPVIENISKRCGGFLRQLSLRGCEGIADGSMRTLALSCPNVEDLNLNKCKKLTDVSCQSISRHCAKLQRINYDSCPNITDLSLKSLSDGCPLLTHVNVSWCQTITENGVEALARGCPRLKSFISKGCKQVNDKAVTCLANYCPNLEVLNVQGCDSLTDEAVSQLGTHCPGLRQLCLSGCARLTDASLMVLAQRCPSLTTLEAAQCSLFTDAGFQALSRSCRLLERMDLEECALITDSTLIHLAMGCPRLEKLTLSHCELITDSGIRQLSLSPCAAEHLTVLGLDNCPLITDAALDHLTSCYNLQIIELYDCQLVTRNAIRKLRNHLPNIKVHAYFAPVTPPPSAGTGRQRYCRCCNII from the exons ATGTTCACTTTTTGCGTTGATTCACAAGCAGCACTCAGCACGGCCCGAAACATG CTTTCGAGATTCATGGGGGACGACGATTGCCAAATCAATAAGAAACTACCGAAAGAATTGATTCTCCGAATATTGTCATATTTAGACGTTGTTTCACTGTGTCGGTGTGCACAA gTGTCGAAATTATGGAACGTTTTAGCATTAGATGGTTCAAATTGGCAAAGGATTGACCTATTCGATTTTCAAAGAGACGTTGAG GGACCCGTAATAGAAAATATATCTAAGCGGTGTGGTGGTTTTCTGCGTCAACTGTCTTTACGGGGTTGTGAAGGAATCGCAGATGGCTCAATGCGAACTCTTGCACTG TCATGTCCAAATGTAGAGGATCTGAATTTAAACAAGTGCAAGAAACTGACTGATGTATCCTGCCAATCTATATCTAGACATTGCGCCAAACTTCAAAG AATTAATTATGATTCCTGTCCGAATATCACCGATTTGTCTTTAAAATCTCTTTCCGATGGCTGTCcg TTACTCACACACGTCAATGTATCATGGTGCCAAACCATTACCGAAAATGGAGTAGAAGCATTGGCTAGAGGCTGTCCCAGACTGAAAAGTTTTATTAGCAAAG GATGTAAACAAGTCAACGATAAGGCTGTTACATGTTTGGCAAATTACTGTCCCAACTTAGAAGTATTAAATGTTCAAGGATGCGAT TCTTTGACGGATGAAGCAGTCTCACAACTAGGTACCCATTGCCCTGGTTTGCGCCAGCTGTGCCTGTCGGGCTGTGCTCGACTCACCGATGCCTCGTTGATGGTGCTAGCACAGCGGTGTCCTTCTCTCACCACTTTAGAAGCAGCTCAATGTTCTCTCTTCACCGATGCCGGTTTTCAGGCGCTCTCTAGA AGTTGCAGACTTTTAGAAAGAATGGATTTAGAAGAGTGCGCTTTGATCACAGATTCAACGCTTATACATTTAGCAATGGGTTGTCCTCGACTGGAAAAATTG acATTGTCCCATTGTGAACTCATAACAGATTCCGGCATTAGACAGTTGTCATTGTCACCTTGTGCTGCGGAACATTTAACAGTTttag GATTGGATAATTGTCCTCTTATCACTGATGCTGCCTTAGATCATCTGACATCATGTTATAACTTGCAAATTATAGAATTATATGACTGTCAGCTGGTCACTAGAAACGCCATACGGAAACTTagg aATCATTTACCAAATATTAAAGTTCATGCTTATTTTGCACCTGTAACTCCACCTCCGTCAGCTGGTACCGGACGACAACGCTACTGTCGCTGTTGTAACATTATATGA
- the LOC143910878 gene encoding LHFPL tetraspan subfamily member 2a protein — MCYVIVTGRGIFWLLLNLVATMSTLLALLTPKWVIGPMKIKNLENDTIIYTPTVGIYNRCTLINGRNHCGPFSLEGFATDDVVFPAVWKACFFFIALGLTINSLTLISGVMSFCFRAICRKSIFSLSGTIQALAGVCIISGMVLYPWGWGSPRVQRLCGPDASPFSLGDCTVGWAFYCGAVGVILTFISGTFSIVAEKAVSSEKVQQHIRKGKTLICLP; from the exons aTGTGTTACGTTATAGTAACAGGTCGTGGCATTTTTTGGCTACTTTTGAATTTAGTAGCCACAATGTCAACTTTATTAGCACTACTTACACCTAAATGGGTGATCGGTCCAATGAAGATTAAAAATTTGGAAAACGATACCATTATATATACACCAACTGTCGGCATCTATAATAG ATGTACTTTAATAAACGGTAGAAATCACTGTGGACCATTTTCACTTGAAGGATTTGCCACTGATGATGTTGTTTTTCCAGCTGTGTGGAAGGCGTGTTTCTTCTTCATAGCTCTCG GTTTAACAATTAACAGTTTAACGTTAATAAGTGGAGTAATGAGCTTCTGTTTTCGGGCCATATGCAGGAAGAGCATATTTTCGCTATCTGGAACGATTCAAGCTTTAGctg GAGTATGCATAATATCTGGAATGGTTCTATACCCTTGGGGATGGGGCTCACCGAGAGTTCAGAGACTCTGTGGACCCGATGCGTCTCCATTTTCTTTAGGGGACTGTACTGTCG GCTGGGCTTTTTATTGTGGAGCCGTTGGAGTGATTTTAACATTTATATCCGGAACGTTTTCGATAGTCGCTGAAAAGGCAGTATCTTCTGAAAAAGTTCAGCAACACATTCGTAAAGGAAAAACGCTTATTTGCTTACCTTGA
- the LOC143910880 gene encoding uncharacterized protein LOC143910880, translating into MWCKTSIALTIVVVWCAVVTLAMAAPLESDMSRPARPSSFDNVDEFMEYVNKLKEYYRPKTGGRFGKRSYEIPAIWRNYFMLQNRMY; encoded by the exons ATGTGGTGCAAGACGTCGATAGCGTTAACCATTGTTGTGGTTTGGTGTGCAGTGGTAACTCTTGCGATGGCTGCCCCACTAGAATCCGACATGTCTAGGCCTGCTAGGCCGTCATCATTTGATAATGTGGATGAGTTCATGGAATATGTCAATAAGCTGAAAGAATACTATCGACCCAAAACGGGGGGAAG GTTTGGCAAGAGATCTTATGAAATTCCGGCTATCTGGAGGAACTACTTCATGTTACAGAATCGGATGTATTAG